ttgtcatttgcctcaatctttttctcgCCTAACTCCACTCGTTTTGTTAATGCTTCGAGTATATTCAATACATCTAAAGTTTCTCCGGGCTCAACTTTACCCGGTCTCACGGCAACTTGTTCGTCTCTTCGagtatttttgtcacgacccggaaatCTCACCCTCGGGACTGTGATGTCGCCTAACATTACACTTCCTAGACAAGCCAACATTATAATAGTTTATCCATTTTTAACagttcaaattaaataataataataataaatatatcaaaataactgaaataaattcTAAAGTAAAGTGCGGAAAAATATAACAACTGAAATATCTAATACAGCCCcgaatctagtgtcacaagtgcacgagctacgcGAATAGTACAGATAAAGGTCTAAACAAAAGTAAAGATGTCTGAAAGAAAAATACACATCTGAGATAAAGGAGGAGGGGACTTCAGGGTTGCAAATGCCGATCAGTTGTACCTCAAGTTTCCACACTGATAGTCAACccaagcaatctactgaccgtcgctgagaccaactccaaaatctgcacaagaagttcagagtgtagtatgagtacaaccgactccatgtactcggtaagtatcaagcctaacctcggcgaagtagtgacgaggctaaggtgggtcacttacaataTAACATGTACGCAGTATAAAATAATGACAGAAACGGAAAATATGGAAACAAAATAAGGCAGTCAACTCATGAAAATAACTTAATCTTCGAAGAAAAACTAGTAAATGCCAGAAATACCAATCtttattgtgagttcgagtcaccccaagagcaaggtggagagttcttggagggagggagccgagggtctatcggaaacagcctctctaccccagggtagaggtaaggtctgcgtacacactaccctccccaaaccccactagtgggactatactgggttgttgttgttgttgtaccaaTCCTTAGATTCCTATAGGAAAGTATCGAAGCCAACACAACACAATAAGGAATAGAAACATATTAattgttgcagcgcgcaacccgatcccaccatacaaCACTATCCtccccttattccaccatatatatataccaataagtaaatatatgttgtggcgcgcaacccgatcccactaaaTAATCATAATCAATATCGtaatcacccttatttcaccaaatcaatccacccttatttcacatgttgcggcgcgcaacccaatctcaccatatcaatataaattcacccatatttcaccatatcaacacacccttattccacctgttgcggtgcgcaacccgatccctccatatcaatataaataaatcaatgaGTATAATCAATTTAACAACtcgaatcacaagaatctctatgATTAGCGAATATGAAGCAAAACCAAAAAGGAAGTCTCGTGCCAAATTGGGAATTCACTATAACTAATATTAAACAGTAAGACAAGTCAGGCAAATGATAATTAAAGGGTGCAATTaagtcaattaaggcaagtaATAGTCAATCATGGAGGCATGAGAGAATCTAACATCTTTAACACTAGAATAATAATTGGCAAGTAGCAAGTAAAGGCACAGAAGCatttaaagcatgtaacagttaaaatatggaatgaaacaattaatGAAATACGAAAAGCAGGGAAACAAGTATTTTGGCGGCGTTtatacactcgttacctcgcatatacgccgctacacatgaatttcacatagcacatagatcaagggttcctaattccctcaaatcaagcttaaacccaatacttacctcgctctacaATCCACTCAAAATTCAATCACCgtcttgcctttcgaacaagcctccaaaccaaccaaatctagaaaattattaaccaaacgtttcaaattaaaatttagaaactactcacgaatgaaagaggttcaatttagattattattaaaaaagtcaacaaaagtcaaccccgggtttgcttggtcaaaacccgaggttcagatcAAAACCCGATAACCCATTCACTCCCAAGCTCGGTTATACAATTCAATTTGAAATCCgccctcaattcgaggtctaaatccaaattttacaaaaaaatccctaattctatccaaatccctaatttctaccatggaaatcctagatttaagattgaaatcttatgaaatgtaatgggtaattgaaagaaagtacgttaaagtcacttaccaatgaatttaggaagaataGCTATTGGGAAAATTGCCTCTAAGGTGTTTAGAGTTGAGAATTtgaaagaatgagctaaaatccAGTCTTTCTCAGTTTTTGACCAGgcacagatgtcgcaattgcgaaccccgcaaatgcgaaaaagtcttcgcaaatgcgaaggtttcACACCTCTGtttccatcgcaaatgcgaacaatttGTTCGCAATTTGCGAACATGATACTATCGCAAATGAGACagaaatctcgcaaatgcgagaacctaAGTCCCAGCCCATGCCTGCAAATGCGAAGTgtccttcgcaaaagcgaggcttgcatttgcgagccagacctcgcatttgcgaagtctacAGTCCAGCACCAGAAGAAACTTGCACTAGTTATGATTTTAAGTCCAAAAACACTCtgaagcctatccgaaactcacccgagacctcgAGGCTCCAAAAAAAACATACCCACAAGTCCAAAAATGccatatgaactcgctcgtgtgatcaaaccaccaaaataatacctaaaactacgaatcagacaccaaaacgaatgaaaatttcaatgaaacttaagaacttttaatatttcaaccgggcgtccgaattacgtcaaatcaactccgttttgtaccaaattttgcagacaagtcataaatatagtaatgaacccaagttccagaaccaaaatccgaatcaggtagcaataaagtcaaactacagtcaaaCTTATTAATTCTTTAATCTTTTAAGCTTCTAGTTTTCAATAAATTGTGATAATTCgagttagggactttcgaattcgatttcgaGTATAGGCCTAAGTCccaatcatgatacggacccaccgggaccgtcaaatcACTGATCCAGATCCGttttctcaaaacgttgaccgaagtcaactcaaatgagtttttaaGGCACAATTTCACAGTTTTATCAAATTTTTGCATAAAAACCTTCCTTAAAAAGACACagactgtgcacgtaaattgaGAAAAGCTAAACGGGGCTAATGGAGGTTTTGAAACACAGAATTTAAGGTTAAAACTGTAAATGACCTATCAAGTCGACACAATTTTCCCGGGATTGTTAGGGGCATGGCTTTGGCTCTGTAGTTGTTCTATTGCCGCTTGTTAAGCCTACAATATTTCAAAAATTAATCGTAGGCTCACCCCATCACCTTCACCCTCGAGCGCTTCTCGAGTCGTTGGTCGGGTTCCCCTACGGATACTATTTTCGGGATCAGTTGGCAAATTGATGTTGATGGCCACTTGCGAGTTAGCATCGACCGGGTCGGCGACTGGAACACCATTGGGATCGGTAGGAGGCACATCATTACTAGGCACCTCATTATTATTTTCGTCGTGATGGCCTGACTTAGCGTCAACGTTCAAATGAGCAGACTAAGGGTTTGACATTCTTAGACTGGCCTGGAATTAAGATTTCAAAGAATAAgcataaaatagggtgtgttatggagatttgtaccAAATCactactattatccttagcctccACATaaggcgccaaactatttaccccaaaaatgagtaacaattaaatttatatgtgatttaaaGGGTACGTGGTTTAATCAATACGAATAATTAAGATTACCTGATAGGTGAATTAAATACAAAATAAACGATCAAACTAATCGTAATGTAATGACCAAGCCTGATCTTAGATTGAATAGTGGAACTCGTCCTCGATTGGACCCTCGGTACAAGCTTGGTCGCGAGTGAAGAAAAGAACAAGTGGGTAATGTCTTGAACAATAGTTAAGAGACAAAAgtaaacttttattgctttgaattATGTATTATAACGTGTCAAACTAAAGAAAAAattctcctttatatagtaggagaattttaGTTCTAGTACaactctaaaaaaggtaaaaatctttttttCCGGTAATTGTTGATCTATAATTGATACTGAACGGGATTCATGCCATAATATTTGGTTGAGGGCGAATATTACAGCCCCTTATCTGTCATGCATAACCATTTCACCACGTCTCCCGGGGTCTAGAAGCTATACTTGGTCCGAGGCAGTGGCGAAGTTAGGAATGTTTCCAAGggtattcaaatttaaaagaagtaaaaaaaaattctgacaaagggtgttcaatatgtattatatacctctaaaatataatattttacctatatacactGTGCAATATTTTGACGAAaggtggtcaactgaccacccttgTGACTATGTGGCTTCGCCACTGGTCCGGGGTACGTCGCTTTATTGTGTCCGATCTCAGATACACCGTTCATTTTTCCTGGTTCTCGGTATGAGGGGTTCCTGGCCTCGATATAATCACATCGATCTATGCTTCCCCTTCGTTCTCTCATTGGGGAATCGGAAACAACTATGCCCTGATTTTACTCGTACACAATAATCACTCTATTTCTAATGAAATATGATTGTGGCAGCAATAAACTATGTTTTAGTATGAAGTACCTCTTTAAAAGAAGGAAGTAGGCCGATAGATGGATCTTCTAGCTTTGAATAAGTTGATCGGGCTCCTAAGTCTTTTTGGGTCTCTTTGGGTAACATGAGGATAAAAATGCTCCTACAAATATAATTCAAGATACACAAGTATATCAATCCAACAGaaccaaaaaactaaaaatacACTAGTAGCATCATATTACTGCCCTTTACAGAATTTTTTCCAATAAATATGTTGTTATAATGAGCGGGCAAAATTGAAGAAGAAGAGGTCTCTTGAATCGCGGCATAGTTGTCGGAATTCGTCCACCGAAAGCCAGCCATTAAAGTAACGCCAATCGACAAATCTTTTTAAGACATGTTGAATGGTATAGGTACTGAGTGGTGTTGAGGTGTAAAACTTCACgaattagaaaaaaatattttttttaatgctTTCTTCTTAATTTTGTGAAATTTGAGAGGGATTTGGTTTGTAGATATGGGTAAAGGGTGAGAAGCGGAAGAAATAGTGTGAATATGGTGGTATTTATACCACCAAAGAAGGTGGTCGGTGGCAAAGATAACGACATTCTGTAATGACCTGAACAAtaattttgagctctagcatattGTTAGGAGGTTTAAAactttgagtagtttcacttcatgtattatgacttgcacgtgtagtCGGATTAGATTTTCGGGAAGATTAAAGTTGgtttgaaagaataattctcaattcggaagctttaagttggaagagttgaccaatgtttgaattttgagtaaacaaactcggatcgaagttttgatggtttcaataggttcgaataatgattttggacttaggaatatgtccggatttggatttggaagtctgtaggttgatttgatgctttttaGCAAAAGTTAGAagattgaaggtttagaaggttgatagatttgaccgagagttgactttgttaataTAGGATCCGGATTATGGTTCTGGGATTTGGTATAGGtcctttatgtcatttgggacttgcatgctaaatttgagatcattccgggttgatttggtatggttcggcatgagttttagaagtttaaaagttcattatttcattaggcttgaattcttgtgcgattcatgattttgatgttgtttggtgtgatttgaggtcttgagtaggttcgtattatgttttgtGACTGGTTTATGTGATTCGAGAGGGTCCCGGGATCCTCGGGTGTGTTTGGGTTGTATCacactcttatttgatgtttcagcgTCGTTTACTTGGGTATAAAGGATACTATATTGAAAAAATGACatttgatttgtgatttgattaAACCATTATATcagtatcgtaattacggagtcatagcaacaagaatcatcgaattccgaTGTCGTATAAGAGatttatgcccatttccgtgtcgggaaagaTTGTTGGCTTCTGGTGCGAacctttgttcttcgcgaacgcgagagaggtTCCGCGAACATGAAGAAGGATTTCTGGGTTGACCGGTCAACACGAAAAAAaattcttcgtgaacgcgaaggtgtCCCGCGAAGGCGAAGAACAAAAATTACCTGGACAGTGTTTTAAATGGACAGACCaagtattttagtattttgagtatatcttgagttctagagctccgtttgaggtgattttcataGCGTTGTTATCATCTCAACAATAGGGTAAATATTTgacctttattttgatattttttcatGATTATTTTCGTTGGTTATCATTTTTATCCGCATTGGGATTGTAAATATTAgggttttgagccccaaagttatAAGATGGTAAATtcttgatttgagggtcaattcatGGACGAAATTGGATGATCTAAGgaatatatactatataagttaTTGGCAATAATTATTTTCGATAATTTTCGAAATCGAGAtgcgtgggcccgggggttgactttgttgactatTCTTGAGGAGTTGGGAGTTTgtttctaattgttaaattatgagtgttggagtatattttgattggtttgcacgttgtttgattagtttggaTTTTTTggaatcggtttgaggtgttagaaaggcgttggagccggttatcgaattggaagtaagtctcttgtctaaccttgtgggggtaatttaccccataggtgttatGTGCTATaggttgtgggagctacgcatgtatgaggtgacgagtatccatgtgtatgctagaatttctgattatgtctgggtagacttagatttACGCCATGCTTTAACTGTACTATTTAAGTTTTCCTTGCCTGTTTAATTACTTTATTTCGCATTACGACCTGAGATTAGACTTGCGTAAAGTGATGGACTCGCTATTTTTGAAATTggatgagctacttgattagccatagaaattgtgcttcccttacgaatttctcccgcgttgtgcgtATTCATCACAAAgtttttcttaaacttcataactcacacatatatttgtgagtggggtcaaggacccgttaagcttcttattctaatggaatcgggtcgttcgcctcggcaagattatgtaccatactcttatgggatcgggttgttcgcctcggcaagattatgtaccacactcttatgggatcgggccgttcgccttagcaggattatgtaccacactcttatgggatcataCTGTTTGCCTCGGCAAGATATTATTataacactcttatgggatcggctcgttcgcctcagcaatatcatgtatcatattcttatgggatttgGTCGTttgcctcgacatttctataaaacactcctatgggatcgggtcgttcgcctcggtaacTTCATGAAAtacttttatgggatcgggccgttcgccgcGATAGAATCGTacataatatttgacaagaagtcaCTGTATCCATGAGTTTTTCTGATTTGAGTtctgacgacctatctggtggggaccattttatatatactctGGTTGAGGAGGTAATCGATATTTGAGAACTTGTGTTTACTGTTCATaggaggatcgtaccacgtaCCTATACTTGTTTGCACTGTTTATTTATCAtacctcatacttgtttactttctactgtattttatttattggaccactagtaagtgtcgatgtcgacccctcgtcactacttctccatggttaggctagatacttactgggtacgcgttgatttacatactcatgctacatttctgcacttattgtgcaggtatatatatttctggtggtcttttgggcacaAGGGCGCAGCTATTGCGGTGACTTtacggtgagttgcattccatgttacgatctgcaTCATACGGAttctccatcataattatttatattatcatatctatcttgtattctagacagatgtggGATTGTCATTGtaccttctagtagatgctcgtgcacttgtgacaccggattttggggtgttctagaatttatttatgattttgcTTACCATTGAGACACCTTTActttatataataaaatttacgatttcaaaaataataaaatgaataattaagttggtaattcaccgttggcttgcctaacagcgatgttgggcgccatcacaacctatagtgtATTTTGGACCATACACAGTCGGTGAATATTACTACtatacttaatagttaatattctCAAACGAGCAAGGTcatatttttgttgatttttatttttggtttcaatACAATATGCACACCGCGCGGATCATTATACTAGGATTAGTAATAATAAACAACGAAGGCATCAAGAGTTGCGGCAGCTCCTCTTCTAATATCTGCTGAAACAGTTCCTTGCGAATGTCGTTACACTGCCGATAAAACATTGTAATACCCGTATTAAATATATTACAGACTTTAGCGTAGTGACCAATGACTACATATAGCGAGTAATGACATCGATCAACTACAAAAAAAATTGACAAGAAAGCTACCATTGTAGAGATTACAGCTTGTCGTGAGAATCAACTCTAATTATTTTCGTCTTCTCCTCGAATGTCCACCATCCTATAGTCTCTATATAATCCATAAATGAATATCAACGTTTAATTTCATTGATCTCCTGAAGTACGTACTACTCCTAAAAaacaaaggaaaagaagaaaTTGTACAAGATGAGTTTATTAGCTCCTCCTCctccttttcctccagcttttaacTTTTCTATGCTCCCTTCAAACTTGAACCCAAACGACGCGAATCCGCCATGGATGAGCAAAGGTGACAATGCATGGCAGCTAATTGCAGCCACCCTAGTGGGTATGCAAAGTGTACCAGGGCTTATAATATTATACGGTGGAGCAGTAAAAAAGAAATGGGCAGTGAATTCAGCTTTTATGGCTTTGTACGCCTTTGCTTGTGTTCTTGTTTGTTGGGTTTGTTGGGGATACAGATTGTCATTTGGTGAGAAACTTATACCAATATGGGGAAAAGTGGATGTTGCATTGGAACAAGAGTACCTTTTTGAGCAAGCATTTCTTGGGCTATTCCCAAATGCAACTATGGTTTTTTTCCAGTTTGTTTTTGCGGCAATTACTTTGATTTTAATTGCGGGAGCTTTGCTGGGAAGAATGAATTTTTATGCGTGGATGCTATTTGTTCCGTTATGGCTAACGTTTTCTTATACAATTGGAGCATACACTATTTGGTCTACTAATGGTTGGTTATCTCTTAAGGGTATCATTGATTATTCTGGGGGATATGTCATCCATTTGTCTTCTGGGGTCGCTGGTTTTACCGCTGCTTATTGGGTAAGATACAACGTTAGATTTCCTACGAACCATAATAATGTTATCAATTATATATACCACCAAAAGGGTGAGGTGGGATGGAATGAGATTCCTTCGCTCCTTACTAGAGATTGTGGGTTTGAACCTACGAATGAAATTTTTTTTGATAGTGAGCGTTTTAACTTTATTGGATACGGAAATCTAAATTAGTGAAGCTACATAATTTTGGATACCGAataattttacaaaaaaatatcaaTTATATACATTTCCCCAACTGATAGGACTAATTATTAATAACAAAATTAAGTAAAAAATTATAAACAAAATAATACTCTCAAGGTTTCATTTTATATCTCACTTTTTTTTATCGGATTGTATAAAAAGAATGACAATTTtatatatttgataattttttagATGGTCAGCACCCTACACCTACAACCTCGGGGACgtgagttcgagtcaccaaaTGAACAATAACTCCAACAAAGGGGATAAAGAGGGAATCAAAGGGAAggggaattaaaaaataacttAGGTTCTTGTACCCATAGACGTAGAAATATTATGGTATATGTAAGATCATAAGTTTTAAGATTACTTTTTTGGTGCGCCAAAAATCTATTTTATCCTTAGACCTTAGTAACAAGCTCTCTAACTCTTTGCAAATAAAGGATTGTCCATGATAATGATTGCAGGTGGGTCCAAGGTCAACAAAGGACAGAGAAAGATTTCCACCAAACAATATCCTCCTAATGTTGGCTGGGGCAGGACTACTGTGGATGGGGTGGACAGGGTTCAATGGAGGAGATCCATATGCAGCCAGCATTGATGCATCCTTGGCAGTGTTAAACACACATGTTGCAGCTGCAACCAGCTTGTTAACTTGGCTCATTCTTGATCTCATCTTCTTTGGAAAACCTTCTGTTATTGGTGCTGTCCAGGGCATGATCACTGGCTTAGTTGCTATCACTCCTGCTGCtggtaccataccaattttatcttTGCTAATTTAATTTATGTTGCAACTGAGATGATATTTAATCATCTTTCCTAATATACTTTAAACATGTTAAAAATAGATGTATATAAACATACAAAGTAATTTGATTTTCATAAACAGTGTTATACAATGTTCACGAAGATTAACCAATGTTGTGACAAAACATGATTTTCAAAAGTTTACATCCCCTAGGAAGCTGCTATCACTCTCTAGGTTTATtatttcaaatatataattaataagtTCGTTATAACAAGTTACTCCTATGTTATGTCAAAAGAAGATATATTAAGGGGAAATAACATGTCTTGTTTAAATAATAAACAAACTTAAAAAGTACCAGTTCTTAGAAACTAATATAATAATTATTGATACGTTTATGCCTAAATATATATCCGCTAAATTCGGAGCATTCTTGTAATGTCAATAATTTTATAATCACGAGCTTAGTTACGTACGTTGTTGACAGtgtataaaatatttacattatCATATTTACCCATAACAAGAGTTACTGTTTACAACAAAATGGTCTAGATAAAATAACATGCTATAATaagttaaattatatttttagtGACAATGTGTATAACttgaattaaatatttaaaaaaaattaacctaaatagttgTCCACCAAATCGCATAAACTAAAAATAGCAAGTCAGACGTTTATAAATCCGTGGGTCTAATTTTGTAAAGATCCCTATTTTAAACCCTTATATTGGTGTATAGGTGTCGTACAAGGGTGGGCAGCCATAATTATAGGACTATGCTCAGGCTCAATTCCATGGTTTACAATGATGGTTGTCCACAAGAAATCTGAGCTTCTTCAAAAAGTGGACGACACAATGGCTGTCTTCCACACCCACGCCGTAGCCGGTAGCTTAGGAGGAATCCTAACTGGCCTTTTTGCTAACCCGAGACTATGCTACCTTTTCTATGGCTACTACAACAAATACTATGGATTCTTCTATGGGCTTCGCGATGGAAAAATCCACAACGGCTTCAGGCAAATGGGGCTTCAGCTTCTCGGGATTCTGTTTATTGTAGTAGTGAATGTTGTAATGACAAGTTTGATATGTCTTTTGGTGCAACTCATTGTGCCTTTGAGAATGTCAGAGGAAGACATGGAAATCGGAGATGAAGCTGCACATGGGGAGGAAGCTTATGCTATTTGGGGACAAGGTGATAGGCTTGAGAAATCTGCAGGTTTTTCAGCTTATAATGATGACATGACTGCTGGAGCTTCTCGGTCTAATTATAATACCTCTAAAAGTCAGGTTGAAATGGTCTAATTCATCTAAAGTAATTTTCATAATATTGGTGATATGCTGATGCATTTCTTTTATGTTGTTTTTTTAATTCTAGTCTAGTTTCCTTTTGTCAAAAGAATATAAGTAATGATGATGTTATTAAGAGTACTTTTGGTCATTGATTGAATGTATTTCCTTGCTGGAAGTGACACTAATAAGAAATAGTACAAGGTTTGAATTTCTTGTTACCATCATTAGGGATGATCAAACATATGTAAATCtcaccaaaaataaaataaaaaattggagGAGGTATAATAGAAAGATAAAATCTTGAATATGTTTTCGCTTCCTTGAATCTCACAAGTCAGTATATTGCTTAGGTCCAAAGCTTCTCTCTCGAAGTGGCAAAAGTTTATTGTTTTCCGAAGGGAGTTCTACGTGTTGCGATATGACGCTGGATAATCGTCTTTGCATCTTAACATAGGAGCTACAGCGCCTTAGATGTATTCCTCAGTTATTATACTTTTTCTTAGTAATTGATCAACTTTAATCTTTCTGGCGAAAAAAAAGGAGGTCGAACGAATACCATCCCAAATACTTCCAAAGACATGCAAAAATAACACTAAATTATTTCACCagtgttgcggccaaacgcacaggcaagtatacgcggtcgtcaagta
The DNA window shown above is from Nicotiana tomentosiformis chromosome 8, ASM39032v3, whole genome shotgun sequence and carries:
- the LOC104107316 gene encoding ammonium transporter 2 member 5-like; the encoded protein is MSLLAPPPPFPPAFNFSMLPSNLNPNDANPPWMSKGDNAWQLIAATLVGMQSVPGLIILYGGAVKKKWAVNSAFMALYAFACVLVCWVCWGYRLSFGEKLIPIWGKVDVALEQEYLFEQAFLGLFPNATMVFFQFVFAAITLILIAGALLGRMNFYAWMLFVPLWLTFSYTIGAYTIWSTNGWLSLKGIIDYSGGYVIHLSSGVAGFTAAYWVGPRSTKDRERFPPNNILLMLAGAGLLWMGWTGFNGGDPYAASIDASLAVLNTHVAAATSLLTWLILDLIFFGKPSVIGAVQGMITGLVAITPAAGVVQGWAAIIIGLCSGSIPWFTMMVVHKKSELLQKVDDTMAVFHTHAVAGSLGGILTGLFANPRLCYLFYGYYNKYYGFFYGLRDGKIHNGFRQMGLQLLGILFIVVVNVVMTSLICLLVQLIVPLRMSEEDMEIGDEAAHGEEAYAIWGQGDRLEKSAGFSAYNDDMTAGASRSNYNTSKSQVEMV